A single Cupriavidus sp. D39 DNA region contains:
- a CDS encoding response regulator, with the protein MTFNPQDRNLSVFHHPILTVLVDDSKSFIDSLAFQMDPSRPVVTFTDPREALQWIRETYTTRSTGFLPVRVTHDDLTFLTERRTVQLDIDRIYRQIHDYNRFVQPGVIVVDYSMPQMNGLEFCQALQDLPCKTILLTGTADEGIAVQGFNHGLIDRYVKKHDSNMVERLDQEIDALQQQYFATLSRTLRDLLTRHSFSFLSDPAICERVRQVTARYGFVEYYLYPNPAGILMLTAQGQATLMVIETRAGLINQVESAEAYDAPAALIEGLREGRIVPFFWPGNGMYTPACIDWEQYCLPAERCEGREDYFYALFDLPRHLLQEPVVSFQGFLDDFARHPERVTGRAPR; encoded by the coding sequence ATGACATTCAACCCCCAGGACAGGAATCTGTCGGTCTTCCATCACCCGATCCTCACGGTGCTCGTCGACGACAGTAAATCGTTCATCGACAGCCTGGCGTTCCAGATGGATCCGTCGCGGCCGGTGGTGACCTTCACCGACCCCCGCGAAGCCCTGCAATGGATCCGCGAGACCTACACCACACGCTCGACCGGCTTCCTGCCCGTGCGGGTCACGCACGACGACCTGACCTTCCTGACCGAGCGGCGCACCGTGCAGCTCGATATCGACCGCATCTACCGGCAAATCCACGATTACAACCGCTTTGTGCAGCCCGGCGTGATCGTGGTGGATTATTCGATGCCGCAGATGAACGGGCTCGAATTCTGCCAGGCCCTGCAGGACCTGCCGTGCAAGACCATCCTGCTGACCGGCACCGCCGACGAAGGCATTGCCGTGCAGGGCTTCAACCACGGGCTGATCGATCGCTATGTGAAGAAGCACGACAGCAATATGGTGGAGCGGCTGGACCAGGAGATCGACGCGCTCCAGCAGCAGTATTTCGCCACCCTGTCGCGCACGCTGCGCGACCTGCTGACGCGCCACTCGTTTTCCTTCCTGTCGGATCCGGCGATCTGCGAGCGGGTGCGCCAGGTCACCGCGCGCTACGGCTTTGTCGAGTACTACCTCTACCCCAACCCGGCCGGCATCCTGATGCTGACGGCGCAGGGCCAGGCCACGCTGATGGTGATCGAGACGCGCGCCGGCCTGATCAACCAGGTGGAATCCGCGGAGGCTTACGATGCGCCGGCGGCCCTGATCGAGGGACTGCGCGAGGGCCGCATCGTGCCTTTCTTCTGGCCGGGCAACGGCATGTACACGCCGGCCTGCATCGACTGGGAGCAATATTGCCTGCCGGCCGAGCGCTGCGAAGGGCGTGAGGATTATTTCTACGCGCTGTTCGACCTGCCGCGCCATTTGCTGCAGGAGCCGGTGGTCAGCTTCCAGGGCTTCCTGGACGATTTTGCCCGTCACCCCGAGCGGGTCACCGGGCGCGCGCCGCGCTAA
- a CDS encoding NUDIX hydrolase — MSHDWKASVTVAAVIERGGRFLLVEEETPDGLRLNQPAGHLDPGESLIHAVIRETMEETAHTFEPRALLGCYTARSHSAGTATRPGGDITYVRFAFTGELGSLDAGRQLDVGIVRTVWMSADEIRACPERHRTPLLLACIEDYLAGKRFALDALYTHPSVVGGGALS, encoded by the coding sequence ATGTCACACGACTGGAAGGCCAGCGTCACTGTCGCCGCGGTTATCGAACGCGGCGGCCGCTTCCTGCTGGTGGAAGAAGAAACCCCCGACGGCCTGCGGCTGAACCAGCCTGCTGGCCATCTCGACCCGGGCGAGAGCCTGATCCACGCCGTCATCCGCGAAACGATGGAAGAAACCGCGCACACGTTCGAGCCGCGCGCGCTGCTGGGCTGCTATACCGCCCGCTCGCACTCGGCCGGCACCGCGACGCGGCCGGGCGGCGACATCACTTACGTGCGCTTTGCCTTTACCGGCGAGCTGGGCTCGCTCGATGCCGGGCGCCAGCTCGATGTGGGCATCGTGCGCACCGTGTGGATGAGCGCTGACGAAATCCGCGCCTGCCCCGAGCGCCATCGCACGCCCCTGCTGCTGGCCTGCATCGAGGACTACCTGGCGGGCAAGCGCTTCGCGCTCGATGCGCTCTACACCCATCCCTCCGTGGTAGGCGGCGGAGCGCTGTCATGA
- a CDS encoding THUMP domain-containing class I SAM-dependent RNA methyltransferase, whose amino-acid sequence MSQAFFASCPRGFESALAEELHEIAARPGLARLAPIQVHREMPGGVTFSGEMAAAYAVNLHSRIASRVLMRVANRGYRREDDIYDLVRAQRWDQWFSTDDTLRVDVTSHRSPLQSLNFIALRIKDGVCDAMRERLGERPSVDTVNPDVRIYAHLTEHDCTLYLDTSGEPLFKRGWRLEKGEAPLKENLAAGILRLAGWVPGQTERPFYDPMCGSGTFLVEAAQVALGLAPGANRSFGFERLKGADNKTWNALKAAARDDEEAARKRVASEPLELAGSDISTDLLSMSQANWERAGLPGEVRLKQVDARFAQPPFAAPGLMLMNPPYGERIAVRGERRRPMDEAPVDEIDDEAANQFASAFATTLKQHFAGWQAWVFTGDLTLPRRLRLKESRRTPLYNGNIECRLFRFDMVRGGNRNAPAQPSA is encoded by the coding sequence ATGTCCCAAGCCTTTTTTGCCTCCTGCCCGCGCGGCTTCGAGAGCGCACTTGCCGAAGAGTTGCACGAGATCGCAGCCCGGCCCGGCCTGGCCAGGCTCGCCCCCATCCAGGTCCATCGCGAAATGCCCGGTGGCGTCACTTTCTCGGGCGAGATGGCCGCGGCCTATGCGGTCAACCTGCACTCGCGCATTGCCAGCCGGGTGCTGATGCGGGTCGCCAACCGCGGCTACCGGCGCGAAGACGACATCTATGACCTCGTGCGCGCCCAGCGCTGGGATCAGTGGTTCTCGACGGACGATACGCTCCGGGTGGACGTCACGTCGCATCGCTCGCCGCTGCAGAGCCTGAATTTCATCGCGCTGCGCATCAAGGATGGCGTGTGCGACGCCATGCGCGAGCGCCTGGGCGAGCGCCCCAGCGTCGATACCGTGAATCCGGATGTGCGGATTTATGCCCACCTGACCGAGCACGATTGCACGCTCTACCTCGACACCTCGGGCGAGCCGCTGTTCAAGCGGGGCTGGCGCCTGGAGAAGGGCGAGGCGCCGCTGAAGGAAAACCTGGCCGCCGGCATCTTGCGCCTCGCCGGCTGGGTGCCAGGCCAGACCGAACGCCCGTTCTACGATCCGATGTGCGGCAGCGGCACCTTCCTGGTGGAAGCGGCCCAGGTGGCCCTCGGCCTTGCTCCTGGCGCGAACCGCAGCTTTGGCTTCGAGCGCCTCAAGGGCGCCGACAACAAAACGTGGAATGCGCTGAAGGCGGCTGCGCGGGACGATGAGGAGGCTGCGCGCAAACGCGTTGCGTCCGAGCCCCTGGAGCTTGCAGGCAGCGATATTTCCACCGACCTGCTGTCGATGTCGCAAGCCAACTGGGAACGCGCGGGCTTGCCGGGCGAAGTGCGCCTGAAGCAGGTGGATGCGCGCTTTGCGCAGCCGCCGTTCGCGGCGCCCGGCCTGATGCTGATGAACCCGCCGTACGGCGAGCGGATCGCCGTGCGGGGAGAACGCCGCCGGCCGATGGACGAAGCGCCGGTCGACGAGATCGACGACGAAGCCGCCAATCAGTTCGCCAGCGCCTTTGCTACCACGCTCAAGCAGCATTTCGCTGGCTGGCAGGCATGGGTGTTCACGGGCGACCTGACGCTGCCGCGCCGCCTGCGGCTCAAGGAGTCGCGCCGCACGCCGCTGTACAACGGCAACATCGAGTGCCGGCTGTTCCGCTTCGACATGGTGCGAGGCGGCAACCGCAACGCCCCGGCGCAGCCTTCGGCCTGA
- a CDS encoding Re/Si-specific NAD(P)(+) transhydrogenase subunit alpha, producing MHIGIPQETRAGETRVAATPETVKKYVTQGHQVIIQSGAGVRASVPDSAYEAVGATIGTAAQAFGAQLVLKVRAPIDAELALMKPGAVLVGMLNPFDAENNARMASATLTAFALEAAPRTTRAQSMDVLSSQANIAGYKAVLIAAHHYQRFMPMLMTAAGTVKAARVLILGAGVAGLQAIATAKRLGAVIEASDVRPAVKEQIESLGAKFLDVPFVTDEEREIAQGVGGYARPMPPDWMRRQAELVHERAKAADIVITTALIPGRQAPVLLKEETVQAMKPGSVVVDLAAAQGGNCPLTVADEVVERHGVTLIGHTNLASMVGADASALYARNVLDFLKLVIDKDGQFTLNLEDDIVAACLMCKDGQVVRGAS from the coding sequence ATGCACATCGGCATCCCGCAGGAGACGCGGGCAGGTGAGACTCGTGTCGCCGCCACCCCGGAGACGGTCAAGAAGTACGTGACCCAGGGCCATCAGGTCATCATCCAGTCGGGAGCCGGCGTACGCGCCAGCGTGCCGGACTCGGCGTATGAGGCCGTCGGCGCCACCATTGGCACCGCGGCACAAGCCTTCGGCGCGCAGTTGGTGCTCAAGGTCCGCGCCCCCATTGATGCCGAGCTCGCGCTGATGAAGCCGGGCGCCGTGCTGGTCGGCATGCTCAATCCCTTCGACGCAGAAAACAACGCCCGCATGGCCAGCGCCACGCTGACGGCCTTCGCGCTGGAAGCCGCGCCGCGCACCACGCGCGCGCAGAGCATGGATGTGCTGTCCTCGCAGGCCAATATCGCCGGCTACAAGGCCGTGCTGATCGCCGCCCACCATTACCAGCGTTTCATGCCCATGCTGATGACCGCCGCCGGCACCGTCAAGGCGGCCCGCGTGCTGATCCTCGGTGCCGGCGTGGCGGGCCTGCAGGCCATCGCCACCGCCAAGCGGCTGGGCGCGGTCATCGAAGCCTCCGACGTGCGCCCCGCCGTCAAGGAACAGATCGAATCCCTGGGCGCCAAATTCCTCGATGTGCCGTTCGTCACCGACGAAGAGCGCGAGATCGCGCAAGGCGTGGGTGGCTATGCCCGCCCGATGCCGCCCGACTGGATGCGGCGCCAGGCGGAGCTCGTGCATGAGCGCGCCAAGGCCGCCGACATCGTCATCACCACGGCGCTGATCCCGGGCCGCCAGGCGCCGGTGCTGCTCAAGGAAGAAACCGTGCAGGCCATGAAGCCCGGCTCGGTGGTGGTCGACCTGGCCGCGGCGCAGGGCGGCAACTGCCCGCTCACGGTGGCTGACGAAGTGGTGGAACGCCACGGCGTCACGCTGATCGGGCACACCAACCTGGCCAGCATGGTGGGGGCGGACGCATCGGCCCTCTATGCGCGCAATGTGCTCGACTTCCTCAAGCTCGTCATCGACAAGGACGGCCAGTTCACCTTGAACCTGGAGGACGACATCGTCGCAGCCTGCCTGATGTGCAAGGATGGCCAGGTGGTCCGCGGCGCTTCCTGA
- a CDS encoding CopD family protein, which produces MLWVKALHIVFVVSWFAGLFYLPRIFVNLAMEREPASVQRLLLMARKLYRFMTMLAVPALVFGLWLYIGYGIGRGPGQGWMHAKLALVVVLIGYHHGCGVLLKKFEGGRNARSHTFYRWFNELPVLVLLAVVILVVVKPF; this is translated from the coding sequence ATGCTCTGGGTTAAAGCGCTGCACATCGTCTTCGTTGTCTCCTGGTTCGCTGGCTTGTTCTACCTGCCTCGCATCTTCGTCAACCTCGCCATGGAGCGCGAGCCGGCCAGCGTGCAGCGACTGTTGCTGATGGCGCGCAAGCTCTACCGCTTCATGACCATGCTGGCGGTGCCGGCGCTGGTGTTCGGGCTGTGGCTGTATATCGGCTACGGCATCGGGCGCGGCCCGGGGCAGGGCTGGATGCATGCCAAGCTGGCGCTGGTCGTGGTGCTGATCGGCTATCACCACGGCTGCGGCGTGCTGCTGAAAAAGTTCGAAGGCGGGCGCAATGCGCGGTCGCACACGTTCTATCGCTGGTTCAACGAGTTGCCGGTGCTGGTGTTGCTGGCGGTGGTGATCCTGGTGGTGGTCAAGCCGTTCTGA
- the dapA gene encoding 4-hydroxy-tetrahydrodipicolinate synthase, producing MPRTNTMAGLREGGRATLWLPLVTPMQGGEPDLACAQRLAAHYVASGVDGLVILGTTGEGGLLTPDERLMFTAAVLEAVDGALPVLAGVGGVDTRVVCEQVRRLDRFDLAGYLVPPPYYLRPGDEGIAWHVERVADATWRPLMLYNVPKRTGCNMSPALVQQLAAHPRIVAVKECDAAGLRELAGNDRLAVFCGEDAAMLDHLLAGGDGVVPACAHIRPDLFVRLLQLVAQGRVAAARALFASLAPLISLLFSEPNPAPVKTALALCGLAGSEVRRPLAPASRALRERLDQVIASLPAVEDVESTLLPA from the coding sequence ATGCCGCGCACTAATACGATGGCGGGCTTGCGCGAAGGCGGCCGTGCGACGTTGTGGCTGCCGCTGGTGACGCCGATGCAGGGCGGGGAGCCGGACCTGGCCTGCGCGCAGCGCCTGGCCGCGCACTATGTGGCCAGCGGCGTGGATGGGCTGGTCATCCTGGGCACAACCGGGGAGGGCGGGCTGCTCACGCCGGATGAGCGGCTGATGTTCACCGCCGCGGTGCTGGAGGCGGTGGACGGCGCGCTGCCGGTGCTGGCCGGCGTCGGCGGCGTGGATACCCGCGTGGTCTGCGAGCAGGTGCGCCGGCTGGACCGCTTCGACCTGGCGGGCTACCTTGTGCCGCCGCCGTATTACCTGCGCCCCGGCGACGAGGGCATTGCCTGGCATGTCGAGCGCGTGGCGGATGCCACCTGGCGCCCGCTGATGCTCTACAACGTGCCCAAGCGCACCGGCTGCAATATGTCACCGGCCTTGGTGCAGCAGCTGGCGGCCCATCCGCGCATCGTCGCGGTCAAGGAGTGCGACGCGGCCGGGCTGCGCGAGCTCGCCGGCAATGATCGGCTCGCGGTCTTCTGCGGCGAGGACGCGGCCATGCTGGATCACCTGCTGGCGGGTGGCGACGGCGTGGTGCCGGCTTGCGCGCATATCCGCCCGGATCTGTTCGTGCGGCTGCTGCAACTGGTGGCGCAGGGCCGTGTAGCCGCGGCGCGTGCGCTGTTCGCGAGCCTGGCGCCGCTCATCTCGCTGCTGTTCTCCGAGCCCAATCCGGCCCCGGTCAAGACCGCCCTGGCATTGTGCGGGCTGGCGGGTTCCGAGGTCAGGCGGCCACTGGCGCCGGCCAGCCGCGCGCTGCGCGAACGGCTGGATCAGGTGATCGCTTCGTTGCCGGCGGTGGAGGACGTGGAGAGCACTTTGCTGCCGGCCTAG
- the panD gene encoding aspartate 1-decarboxylase, producing MQRIMLRAKLHRVTVTQADLNYEGSCGIDENLLEAADMKEFEKIELYNVNNGERFSTYIIKGVRGSGEISLNGAAARRAHLGDHLIICTYAPMSDEEIATYKPKIILVDDNNAIKEIKKV from the coding sequence ATGCAACGCATCATGCTCCGCGCCAAGCTCCATCGTGTCACCGTGACGCAGGCGGACCTCAACTACGAGGGCTCATGCGGCATCGACGAGAATCTGCTCGAAGCAGCCGACATGAAGGAGTTCGAGAAAATCGAGCTGTACAACGTCAACAATGGCGAGCGTTTCTCCACCTACATCATCAAGGGCGTGCGCGGCAGCGGCGAGATCTCGCTCAACGGGGCAGCCGCACGGCGCGCGCACCTGGGTGACCATCTCATCATCTGCACCTATGCGCCGATGAGCGACGAGGAGATCGCCACCTACAAGCCGAAGATCATCCTGGTGGACGACAACAACGCCATCAAGGAAATCAAGAAGGTGTAA
- a CDS encoding glutamate-5-semialdehyde dehydrogenase — MNELDLKQYMDRVGQQARAASRAMARASTADKNRALLTIAAAIRRDAAHLKTVNAGDVERARANGQDAAFIDRLTLSDKAIDTMAAGLEQIAALADPIGEISNMKFRPTGIQVGQMRVPLGVIGIIYESRPNVTIDAAALCLKSGNATILRGGSEAIDSNTALAALVAEGLAAAGLPPEAVQVISTTDRAAVGSLITMTEYVDVIVPRGGKSLIARLMEEARVPMIKHLDGICHVYIDTDADLDKAVRVADNAKTQRYAPCNTMETLLVARDVAAAALPPLCRIYREKGVELRVCAATRATLEAAGFTGLVDATEEDWRLEYLAPVLAIRTVAGLDEAIEHINTYGSAHTDSIITENYTTGMRFLREVDSASVMINASTRFADGFEYGLGAEIGISNDKLHARGPVGLEGLTSLKYVVFGHGEIRT; from the coding sequence ATGAACGAGCTCGATCTCAAGCAGTACATGGACCGCGTCGGCCAGCAGGCCCGCGCCGCCTCCCGCGCCATGGCGCGCGCCTCCACCGCCGACAAGAATCGCGCGCTGCTGACCATCGCCGCCGCCATCCGCCGCGACGCCGCGCACTTGAAGACCGTGAACGCCGGCGATGTGGAACGTGCCCGCGCCAACGGCCAGGATGCTGCCTTTATCGACCGCCTGACGCTTTCGGACAAGGCCATCGACACCATGGCCGCCGGCCTGGAGCAGATCGCCGCGCTGGCGGACCCGATCGGCGAGATCAGCAACATGAAATTCCGTCCCACCGGCATCCAGGTGGGCCAGATGCGGGTGCCGCTGGGCGTCATCGGCATCATCTACGAGTCGCGCCCCAACGTGACCATCGATGCAGCCGCGCTGTGCCTGAAGTCGGGCAACGCCACCATCTTGCGGGGCGGCTCCGAGGCGATCGACTCCAACACCGCGCTGGCGGCCCTGGTGGCCGAGGGCCTGGCCGCCGCCGGCCTGCCGCCCGAAGCGGTGCAGGTGATCTCGACCACCGACCGCGCCGCGGTCGGCAGCCTCATCACCATGACCGAATACGTCGACGTGATCGTGCCGCGCGGCGGCAAGAGCCTGATCGCGCGCCTGATGGAAGAAGCGCGGGTGCCCATGATCAAGCACCTGGACGGCATCTGCCACGTCTATATCGATACCGACGCCGACCTGGACAAGGCGGTGCGCGTTGCCGACAACGCCAAGACCCAGCGCTACGCACCCTGCAACACCATGGAGACGTTGCTGGTCGCGCGCGATGTCGCCGCCGCGGCGCTGCCGCCGCTGTGCCGCATCTACCGGGAAAAGGGCGTGGAGTTGCGTGTCTGCGCCGCCACCCGCGCCACGCTGGAAGCGGCCGGCTTCACCGGCCTGGTCGACGCCACCGAGGAAGACTGGCGGCTCGAGTACCTGGCGCCGGTGCTGGCGATCCGCACGGTGGCCGGGCTGGACGAGGCCATCGAGCACATCAACACCTACGGCTCGGCGCATACCGATTCCATCATCACCGAGAACTACACCACCGGCATGCGCTTCCTGCGCGAGGTGGACTCGGCCAGCGTGATGATCAATGCGTCGACGCGCTTCGCCGATGGCTTCGAGTATGGCCTGGGCGCCGAGATCGGCATCTCCAACGACAAGCTGCACGCGCGCGGCCCGGTGGGGCTGGAGGGCCTGACCTCGCTGAAGTACGTGGTGTTCGGCCACGGCGAGATCCGTACCTGA
- a CDS encoding NAD(P) transhydrogenase subunit alpha encodes MELVNHTVINLIIFVLAIYVGYHVVWTVTPALHTPLMAVTNAISAIIIVGAMLAAGLTEGTVGRTMGTLAVALAAVNVFGGFLVTQRMLEMFKKKEPKAKAGKGHEEGAK; translated from the coding sequence ATGGAACTGGTGAACCACACGGTGATCAACCTGATCATCTTCGTGCTAGCGATCTACGTGGGTTACCACGTGGTCTGGACGGTGACGCCCGCGCTGCACACCCCGCTGATGGCCGTGACCAATGCGATCTCGGCCATCATCATCGTCGGCGCCATGCTGGCTGCCGGCCTGACCGAGGGCACCGTGGGCCGCACCATGGGCACGCTGGCGGTGGCGCTCGCCGCGGTCAACGTGTTCGGTGGCTTCCTGGTGACACAGCGCATGCTGGAGATGTTCAAGAAAAAGGAACCCAAGGCCAAGGCCGGCAAGGGTCATGAGGAGGGCGCCAAGTGA
- the mnmA gene encoding tRNA 2-thiouridine(34) synthase MnmA codes for MSQGKRVVVGMSGGVDSSVTAWLLKQQGYEVIGLFMKNWEDDDDSEYCSTRQDWLDVVSVADLIGVDVEAVNFAAEYKDRVFADFLREYSAGRTPNPDVLCNAEIKFKAFLDHAMSLGADTIATGHYARVREAGAHAGAGTGTGRFELLKAFDHTKDQSYFLHRLNQAQLSRTLFPLGEMPKTRVREIAAEIGLPNAKKKDSTGICFIGERPFRDFLNRYLPTKPGPMKTPDGKEVGQHIGLAFYTLGQRKGIGLGGSRAGNGDAWYVARKDMASNTLYVVQGHEHPWLLTSTLDAADLSWVAGAGPAVGTTLSAKTRYRQSDASCAVTAAGDDALQLTFAQAQWAVTPGQSAVLYDGDVCLGGGIIR; via the coding sequence ATGAGCCAGGGCAAGCGCGTGGTGGTGGGCATGTCGGGCGGCGTGGATTCGTCGGTGACCGCTTGGCTGCTCAAGCAGCAAGGCTATGAGGTGATCGGCCTGTTCATGAAGAACTGGGAAGACGACGACGATAGCGAGTATTGCTCGACCCGGCAGGACTGGCTGGACGTGGTCTCGGTGGCCGACCTGATCGGCGTCGACGTGGAAGCGGTCAATTTCGCCGCCGAGTACAAGGACCGCGTCTTTGCGGATTTCCTGCGCGAATACTCGGCGGGCCGCACGCCCAACCCCGACGTGCTGTGCAATGCCGAGATCAAGTTCAAGGCCTTCCTGGACCACGCCATGTCGCTGGGCGCGGACACCATCGCCACCGGCCACTACGCGCGCGTGCGCGAAGCGGGGGCGCACGCGGGCGCCGGCACCGGCACCGGCCGCTTCGAGCTGCTCAAGGCGTTCGACCATACCAAGGACCAGAGCTATTTCCTGCACCGCCTGAACCAGGCGCAGTTGTCGCGCACGCTGTTCCCGCTGGGCGAGATGCCCAAGACGCGCGTGCGCGAGATCGCTGCCGAGATCGGCCTGCCCAATGCCAAGAAGAAGGATTCCACCGGCATCTGCTTTATCGGCGAGCGGCCCTTCCGCGATTTCCTCAATCGCTACCTGCCGACCAAGCCGGGACCGATGAAGACGCCGGACGGCAAGGAAGTCGGCCAGCACATCGGCCTGGCGTTCTACACGCTGGGGCAACGCAAGGGTATCGGCCTGGGCGGCAGCCGCGCGGGCAATGGCGACGCCTGGTATGTGGCGCGCAAGGACATGGCCAGCAACACGCTGTATGTGGTGCAGGGCCATGAGCATCCGTGGCTGCTGACGTCCACGCTCGACGCTGCCGACCTGTCGTGGGTGGCGGGCGCCGGCCCGGCGGTGGGCACCACGCTGTCGGCCAAGACGCGCTACCGCCAGAGCGATGCGTCCTGCGCGGTGACGGCAGCGGGCGACGATGCCCTGCAACTGACCTTTGCGCAGGCGCAGTGGGCCGTCACGCCGGGCCAGTCCGCGGTGCTGTACGACGGCGATGTCTGCCTGGGTGGCGGTATCATCCGGTGA
- a CDS encoding TorF family putative porin, whose translation MIALRFNVSHACLATLSCATLLAAPAAFAQGAPDAAAADASPHTFTANVTLASEYRYRGLMQSNRRPAIQGGFDYTHASGLYVGNWNSSISWLGDSNPKVSAPIEMDFYGGFKNTLTLGGLEWNYDVGVLEYYYPGDYPAGYTRPYTTELYGGIGYGPVFLKYSHAVTNLFGFNDSKNSYYVDLSANVPLNIWDLTLNAHVGYQKVRNVTDASYTDWKLGLTKDLGKGFALAIAYIDTNANKSVYTNVPGRYIGKAAAFASLTKTF comes from the coding sequence ATGATTGCCCTTCGCTTCAACGTTTCGCACGCCTGCCTCGCTACCTTGTCTTGCGCCACGCTTCTCGCCGCGCCCGCCGCCTTCGCGCAGGGCGCGCCCGATGCCGCCGCAGCCGACGCGTCGCCGCACACCTTCACGGCCAACGTCACGCTGGCCAGCGAATATCGCTACCGGGGCCTGATGCAGTCCAACCGCCGCCCGGCGATCCAGGGCGGGTTCGACTACACGCATGCAAGCGGCCTCTACGTGGGCAACTGGAACTCCAGCATCAGCTGGCTTGGCGACAGCAATCCGAAAGTGTCGGCGCCGATCGAGATGGACTTCTACGGCGGCTTCAAGAACACCCTCACGCTGGGCGGGCTCGAATGGAACTATGACGTGGGCGTGCTGGAGTACTACTACCCCGGCGACTATCCGGCAGGCTACACACGCCCGTACACGACGGAGCTGTATGGCGGCATCGGCTATGGCCCGGTGTTCCTGAAGTACTCGCACGCAGTGACCAACCTGTTCGGCTTCAATGACAGCAAGAACAGCTACTACGTGGACCTGTCGGCCAATGTGCCGCTCAATATCTGGGACCTGACGCTCAATGCGCATGTGGGCTACCAGAAGGTAAGGAATGTCACGGACGCCTCGTACACGGACTGGAAGCTGGGGCTGACCAAGGACCTGGGCAAGGGCTTTGCGCTGGCGATCGCCTACATCGACACCAATGCCAACAAGTCGGTCTACACCAATGTGCCCGGCCGTTATATCGGCAAGGCCGCCGCCTTCGCGTCGCTCACCAAGACGTTCTGA
- a CDS encoding glutathione S-transferase family protein → MKLYASQTSPYARKVRVVMAEKKIDYQMVEVDVWSPDTTISQFNPLGKVPCLVMEDGGAIFDSRVIVEYVDTLTPVSRMIPQAGRERLEVRCWEALADGLLDAALLARLEHTQREPEQRSERWVKRQLGKIDAAVAAIADGLADRPWCSGNHYSLADVAVGCALSYLDFRFPDIAWRERHPRLAVYQDKLAKRQSFIDTEPPRA, encoded by the coding sequence ATGAAGCTGTATGCATCGCAAACCAGCCCTTACGCGCGCAAAGTGCGCGTAGTGATGGCGGAAAAGAAGATCGATTACCAGATGGTCGAGGTTGACGTGTGGTCGCCGGACACCACCATCTCCCAGTTCAACCCGCTGGGCAAGGTACCGTGCCTGGTCATGGAAGACGGCGGCGCGATTTTCGATTCGCGCGTGATCGTCGAGTACGTCGACACGCTGACGCCGGTCAGCCGGATGATCCCGCAGGCCGGGCGCGAACGCCTCGAGGTCCGTTGCTGGGAAGCGCTGGCCGACGGCCTGCTCGACGCCGCCCTGCTGGCGCGCCTGGAACACACGCAGCGCGAGCCGGAACAGCGCAGCGAGCGTTGGGTCAAGCGCCAGCTCGGCAAGATCGACGCGGCCGTGGCCGCCATCGCCGACGGCCTGGCCGACCGGCCCTGGTGCTCGGGCAACCATTACTCGCTGGCCGACGTGGCCGTGGGCTGCGCGTTGTCGTACCTCGACTTCCGCTTCCCGGACATCGCCTGGCGTGAGCGCCACCCGCGCCTCGCGGTGTACCAGGATAAGCTGGCCAAGCGCCAGTCGTTTATCGACACGGAACCGCCGCGCGCCTGA